The following proteins come from a genomic window of Daphnia magna isolate NIES unplaced genomic scaffold, ASM2063170v1.1 Dm_contigs066, whole genome shotgun sequence:
- the LOC123477472 gene encoding secreted RxLR effector protein 161-like: MKQPKISYKEAVGALLYLSTTTRPDISYAVGQVAKLSQNSGIQHWKAVKRIFRYIAGTRTFGILYSKKEGEMVMCYTAADHAGDLDDRASTSGCVFLCSGGSISWFSRKQECNSLSTTESEFVAGSEAAKEATWIP, from the coding sequence ATGAAACAGCCTAAGATCTCCTACAAGGAGGCGGTTGGTGCCCTCCTCTACCTCTCTACTACAACGAGGCCTGATATCTCCTATGCAGTAGGCCAGGTGGCAAAGTTAAGTCAAAACTCCGGGATCCAGCACTGGAAAGCAGTCAAGCGCATTTTCCGCTACATCGCAGGTACGCGAACCTTTGGGATTCTCTACTCTAAAAAGGAAGGAGAAATGGTGATGTGCTACACGGCTGCCGATCATGCTGGAGACCTGGATGACAGGGCCTCCACATCCGGATGCGTGTTTCTCTGCAGCGGTGGGTCAATTTCCTGGTTTAGCCGCAAACAAGAATGCAATTCCCTCTCCACGACAGAGTCGGAATTTGTTGCAGGGAGCGAAGCAGCTAAGGAGGCTACTTGGATCCCATAA
- the LOC123466568 gene encoding uncharacterized protein LOC123466568 → MDTDLNQSNSENPANTRINHARHGSEKHSLQPNTSSNSIDTIEDDGNISKNIQLPFSGQAVHFSTRHRPVNYGYSVPSLSDEEDSTDTWTSAMEPEKAKTKSSHESDTNHSVTKAKLALSSTSMAGKSNSDKGKSLLPSSNNKQQKVLGQDPSQLFLIVSPMTKWLVNPNPIIPFTTMTTHLRDPSHIIPGTTITKRLLFLDLKTHSEPLNFEIMKLRHNSYIEA, encoded by the exons ATGGACACTGATTTGAACCAGTCAAACAGTGAAAATCCAGCAAACACCAGAATTAATCATGCGAGACATGGATCTGAAAAGCATAGTTTGCAACCTAATACGTCCAGCAACAGCATTGACACAATTGAAGATGATGGTAATATTTCCAAAAATATTCAATTACCGTTTTCAG GCCAAGCTGTGCATTTTTCTACTAGACATCGTCCAGTAAATTACGGTTACTCTGTTCCATCATTAAGCGATGAAGAAGACTCTACGGACACTTGGACTTCTGCTATGGAACCTGAGAAAGCAAAAACCAAATCGTCTCATGAAAGTGACACCAATCATTCAGTTACTAAAGCAAAATTAGCGCTGTCATCAACAAGTATGGCAG ggaAGTCAAATTCAGACAAAGGAAAGAGTTTGTTACCATCATCCAATAATAAACAGCAAAAAGTGCTTGGTCAGGATCCCAGTCAGCTGTTTCTCATCGTTTCCCCAATGACAAAGTGGCTTGTGAATCCCAACCCCATTATTCCCTTTACGACAATGACAACGCATCTCCGAGATCCGAGCCATATCATTCCCGGTACGACAATAACAAAGCGTCTGCTGTTTCTCGATCTCAAAACTCACTCAGAACCGTTAAATTTCGAAATAATG aaACTTCGTCACAACTCTTACATCGAGGCATAG
- the LOC123477474 gene encoding uncharacterized protein LOC123477474: MLGKRVQKELNSQIYIETKCGTAPPIPHLSSESDELSSDDDFYSCLDVESSASFQDFYDSGRLSDFTPDSSDTDDVDFDDEDFLVRNILLRHYEDGSGKQEIFDDNDVGNDERPTFRQLFSVWVTIWRICQNAVDDLLSLFRSQSWGLDLPKTCRSLLKTPRSVNVKDIPPGKYHHFGILNGIIRILNLISESDIPFEIFIFVNVDGLPIAKSSGSQLWPILAMISNIHFRQVFCVGLFHGSEKPHFSCEYLADFISEALNLCNNGFTYKGRPHILKIDGFICDAPARSFILGVKSHSGYFGCTRCIQQGEYLGRVVFLERDSPARADQSFRNRQHEDHHVGDSILERLDIDMVKDIPLDPMHLVKLGVSRKLLLTWIRGPLQHRLLKSQVLVLSSRLEDLRDYVPKEYPRKTRSLKFVDRMKATEHGFVHSCVGPVIFMDILPPRVFNNFLVFHVAITILSYQEFCHTQNDYARDLLKFFVEEAEEIYGSEFLSYNVHSLIHLPDDVLRYGSLPNFSAFPFENYMQTLKKLIRKSDKPLKQIAKRLVELGNFYFAINKKEVSVHNRVFRFEHDKGPLLPGLRFRSIIQI, encoded by the exons ATGCTAGGTAAAAGGGTTCAAAAAGAACTTAATTCCCAAATTTATATTGAAACTAAATGTGGGACGGCACCACCGATCCCTCATTTGTCATCAGAATCCGACGAGTTGTCATCAGATGATGATTTCTATAGCTGTCTTGATGTTGAATCGAGCGCATCATTTCAAGACTTTTACGATTCTGGTAGACTTAGTGATTTTACCCCTGATTCGTCAGATACTGATGATGTGGATTTTGATGACGAGGATTTTTTAGTACGAAATATTTTATTGAGACATTATGAAGACGGTAGTGGGAAACAGGAAATTTTTGACGACAATGATGTTGGAAATGATGAGCGTCCTACATTTAGGCAGCTGTTCTCTGTTTGGGTAACTATTTGGAGAATTTGTCAAAATGCTGTCGATGATCTACTGTCTCTATTTAGAAGTCAGTCTTGGGGATTAGATTTACCTAAAACGTGTCGGTCCCTTTTAAAAACTCCGCGTTCTGTCAATGTAAAAGATATACCGCCTGGGAAATATCATCATTTCGGAATTCTGAATGGAATAATACGCATACTAAATTTAATTTCAGAATCAGACATTCCATTTGAGATCTTTATTTTTGTCAACGTAGACGGCCTTCCAATCGCAAAAAGTAGTGGGAGCCAATTGTGGCCAATCCTAGCTATGATTTCAAATATTCACTTTCGACAAGTGTTTTGCGTTGGGCTTTTTCATGGTAGTGAAAAACCGCATTTCTCGTGTGAATATCTTGCCGATTTCATATCTGAGGCACTTAATCTATGTAATAATGGTTTTACGTACAAAGGTCGCCctcatattttaaaaattgatggTTTCATATGCGATGCTCCTGCTCGGTCCTTCATTTTGGGGGTTAAAAGTCATTCTGGTTACTTTGGTTGCACGAGATGCATACAACAGGGAGAATATCTTGGCAGGGTTGTCTTTTTAGAGCGTGACTCTCCTGCGAGAGCGGATCAATCGTTTCGGAATCGCCAACATGAAGATCATCATGTCGGCGATTCCATTCTTGAAAGACTTGATATCGACATGGTAAAGGATATCCCCCTTGACCCTATGCACTTAGTAAAACTTGGTGTTAGTAGAAAATTACTCTTGACTTGGATTCGTGGCCCATTACAGCACAGACTGCTCAAGTCGCAAGTTTTAGTGTTGTCATCTCGATTAGAGGATTTACGAGATTATGTCCCAAAAGAATATCCGAGAAAAACCAGGTCattaaaatttgttgatcGAATGAAGGCAACGGAACATGGATTTGTTCATTCTTGTGTCGGTCCCGTAATTTTTATGGATATTTTGCCCCCTCGCGTTTTTAATAATTTCTTGGTTTTTCATGTGGCTATTACTATTCTTTCATATCAAGAATTTTGCCATACCCAGAATGATTACGCACgggatttattaaaatttttcgtggaagaagctgaagaaatcTACGGGTCAGAATTTTTGTCTTATAATGTACACAGCCTCATACACCTTCCCGATGACGTTTTGCGTTACGGCTCACTCCCAaatttttctgcatttccatTTGAGAATTATATGCAGACTTTGAAAAAACTAATAAGAAAGAGTGACAAGCCCTTAAAACAGATAGCGAAGCGTTTGGTAGAGTTGGGAAATTTTTACTTTGCCATAAACAAGAAGGAAGTGTCAGTTCACAATCGTGTTTTCCGTTTCGAGCATGACAAAGGCCCCTTATTGCCCGGTCTCCGCTTCCGTTCAATAATCCA GATATAA
- the LOC123477475 gene encoding uncharacterized protein LOC123477475 has translation MFTYSDVLENLRVFECALVRFVDATFDNHRSRYSRLHSSDRVFFFTVLAEVQRTGARLNFSPSVSTVWFGDYYFSKYSGYAKYRELFSLTHARLLWWFESDEDIYHPTPHQTDFYTEITQAEMDNRLAARSTWNDVLTSFDMEHPGPEDFHLLREFSHSLVSLLDYVEDQLNEE, from the exons ATGTTCACTTACTCTGATGTTTTAGAGAATCTCCGTGTATTTGAGTGCGCCCTTGTGCGTTTTGTTGACGCAACGTTTGATAATCATCGGAGTCGCTACAGCCGGTTACATTCAAGTGAccgtgtgtttttctttacggTGCTTGCGGAAGTTCAACGAACTGGTGCTCGCTTGAATTTTTCGCCATCTGTAAGCACTGTTTGGTTTGGCGATTACTACTTCAG CAAgtattctggatacgccaagTATCGCGAGTTGTTCTCTTTAACGCATGCGCGTCTTCTCTGGTGGTTTGAATCGGATGAAGACATTTACCACCCAACTCCGCATCAAACCGATTTTTACACTGAAATAACAcaggctgaaatggacaacCGTCTCGCCGCTCGTTCGACTTGGAACGACGTTTTGACTTCGTTCGACATGGAACACCCAGGGCCAGAAGATTTTCACTTGTTGCGGGAATTTTCCCATAGCTTAGTTTCCCTCCTCGACTATGTCGAGGATCAACTAAACGAAGAGTGA
- the LOC123477461 gene encoding NADH dehydrogenase [ubiquinone] iron-sulfur protein 3, mitochondrial-like isoform X1 encodes MAASGRIIRGISSLFSRKGKCCSSFLPSKSPILSSNAILRYNTTESSPTIKKVDAVATSSLMDFGLYVAECMPKYVQKVQIVTGNELEVLVAPDGIVPVLHFLKDHHQCQFASLADIGAMDVPSRENRFEIIYNLLSLRFNSRIRVKSYTDELTPVDSCYEVFKAADWYEREIWDMYGVFFANHPDLRRILTDYGFEGHPFRKDFPLTGYVEVRYDDEVKRVVVEPVELAQEFRKFDLSSPWETFPNLRTLPAGTEEDLKATQTGPAKQ; translated from the exons ATGGCGGCTTCAGGACGTATTATTCGAGGAATTTCCTCGCTTTTTTCGCGTAAAG GAAAGTGCTGTTCTAGCTTCTTGCCTAGTAAATCACCAATCTTGTCTTCGAATGCAATTCTCCGGTATAACACTACGGAATCATCAC CAACCATCAAGAAAGTTGATGCTGTTGCGACCTCCAGTCTTATGGACTTCGGATTATATGTAGCAGAGTGTATGCCAAAGTATGTGCAGAAAGTGCAGATTGTTACTGGAAATGAATTGGAGGTTTTAGTTGCACCTGATGGAATTGTGcctgttcttcattttctgaaaGATCATCATCAATGTCAGTTTGCTAGCTTGGCTGATATTGGAGCCATGGATGTTCCTTCTCGGGAGAATAGATTTGAG ATAATTTATAATCTCCTGTCTCTACGGTTTAATTCTCGGATACGTGTCAAAAGTTACACAGATGAACTCACACCAGTTGACTCTTGCTATGAAGTTTTCAAAGCTGCTGACTg GTATGAAAGAGAAATATGGGACATGTATGGAGTTTTTTTTGCAAACCATCCTGATTTGCGACGAATTCTGACTGATTACGGATTCGAAGGGCATCCTTTCCGCAAGGATTTCCCTCTCACTGGATACGTTGAA GTGCGTTACGATGACGAAGTTAAGCGCGTCGTTGTTGAGCCTGTAGAATTGGCGCAAGAGTTCAGGAAATTTGATCTTTCAAGCCCATGGGAGACGTTTCCCAACCTTCGAACGCTTCCGGCTGGTACTGAGGAAGACCTGAAAGCTACCCAAACTGGTCCAGCAAAGCAATAA
- the LOC123477461 gene encoding NADH dehydrogenase [ubiquinone] iron-sulfur protein 3, mitochondrial-like isoform X2 produces the protein MAASGRIIRGISSLFSRKCCSSFLPSKSPILSSNAILRYNTTESSPTIKKVDAVATSSLMDFGLYVAECMPKYVQKVQIVTGNELEVLVAPDGIVPVLHFLKDHHQCQFASLADIGAMDVPSRENRFEIIYNLLSLRFNSRIRVKSYTDELTPVDSCYEVFKAADWYEREIWDMYGVFFANHPDLRRILTDYGFEGHPFRKDFPLTGYVEVRYDDEVKRVVVEPVELAQEFRKFDLSSPWETFPNLRTLPAGTEEDLKATQTGPAKQ, from the exons ATGGCGGCTTCAGGACGTATTATTCGAGGAATTTCCTCGCTTTTTTCGC GAAAGTGCTGTTCTAGCTTCTTGCCTAGTAAATCACCAATCTTGTCTTCGAATGCAATTCTCCGGTATAACACTACGGAATCATCAC CAACCATCAAGAAAGTTGATGCTGTTGCGACCTCCAGTCTTATGGACTTCGGATTATATGTAGCAGAGTGTATGCCAAAGTATGTGCAGAAAGTGCAGATTGTTACTGGAAATGAATTGGAGGTTTTAGTTGCACCTGATGGAATTGTGcctgttcttcattttctgaaaGATCATCATCAATGTCAGTTTGCTAGCTTGGCTGATATTGGAGCCATGGATGTTCCTTCTCGGGAGAATAGATTTGAG ATAATTTATAATCTCCTGTCTCTACGGTTTAATTCTCGGATACGTGTCAAAAGTTACACAGATGAACTCACACCAGTTGACTCTTGCTATGAAGTTTTCAAAGCTGCTGACTg GTATGAAAGAGAAATATGGGACATGTATGGAGTTTTTTTTGCAAACCATCCTGATTTGCGACGAATTCTGACTGATTACGGATTCGAAGGGCATCCTTTCCGCAAGGATTTCCCTCTCACTGGATACGTTGAA GTGCGTTACGATGACGAAGTTAAGCGCGTCGTTGTTGAGCCTGTAGAATTGGCGCAAGAGTTCAGGAAATTTGATCTTTCAAGCCCATGGGAGACGTTTCCCAACCTTCGAACGCTTCCGGCTGGTACTGAGGAAGACCTGAAAGCTACCCAAACTGGTCCAGCAAAGCAATAA
- the LOC123477462 gene encoding ADP-ribosylation factor-like protein 2-binding protein yields MDTSSHEDIESVDPKFVKFDRCIGCIEEIIISEEFMKIQHNFITKHCIMFDDKEENKLIYTSIFQDYAQLAEKYLEQKLKQMIPNFSMKEFCIELNHQPVLDGEVFDMLRECIDFFSFKAMMVDFKKSRNIDNLLLSGFKISPD; encoded by the exons ATGGATACATCTAGTCACGAAGATATTGAATCAGTAGATCCGAAATTTGTGAAATTTGATCGGTGCATTGGCTGTATTgaggaaataataataa GTGAAGAATTCATGAAAATTCAGCACAACTTCATAACCAAACATTGCATAATGTTTGATGATAAGGAAGAGAATAAGCTAATCTATACCAGCATATTTCAGGATTAT GCACAGTTGGCTGAAAAATATCTTGAGCAAAAATTGAAGCAAATGATTCcaaatttttctatgaaaGAGTTCTGTATAGAACTAAA CCATCAGCCAGTTCTTGATGGAGAAGTATTCGACATGCTGCGCGAATGCatcgatttcttttcgttcAAAGCGATGATGgttgattttaaaaag AGCCGAAATATAGACAACCTTCTACTCAGCGGCTTCAAGATTTCTCCCGACTAA